In Leifsonia sp. ZF2019, a genomic segment contains:
- a CDS encoding TOBE domain-containing protein codes for MPQIRVKDAARFLGVSDDTVRRWIEGGLLSSEHDGAGRTVVDGLELAVLAKQNAVLPDDPSGVGRSARNRFVGIVTDIVADRVMAQVELQCGPHRVVSLMSSEAVRELGLEPGSVAVAVVKATTVIVETPGASS; via the coding sequence ATGCCGCAGATACGGGTGAAAGACGCAGCACGGTTCCTCGGAGTCTCGGACGACACCGTGCGCCGCTGGATCGAGGGCGGCCTGCTGTCGAGCGAACACGACGGGGCCGGACGCACCGTGGTCGACGGCCTGGAACTCGCGGTCCTCGCCAAGCAGAACGCCGTGCTGCCCGACGACCCGTCCGGAGTCGGCCGATCGGCCCGCAACCGGTTCGTGGGCATCGTCACGGACATCGTCGCCGATCGCGTCATGGCCCAGGTGGAGCTGCAGTGCGGCCCGCACCGCGTCGTCTCGCTCATGAGCAGCGAGGCCGTGCGCGAGCTCGGGCTGGAGCCTGGCTCGGTCGCCGTCGCGGTCGTCAAGGCCACCACCGTCATCGTCGAGACCCCGGGGGCATCGTCGTGA
- a CDS encoding sulfate/molybdate ABC transporter ATP-binding protein has protein sequence MTLRLTASLAERGVAVDVALGSGETLALLGPNGAGKSTVLGMLAGLVRPDEGAATLDGATLFDLPSTWLAPHRRSVALLAQDALLFPHLTARDNVAFAARTTGLARAAARDRAGEWLGRTGADAFADRRPAGLSGGQAQRVAIARALAAEPRLTLLDEPLASLDVGVAAELRLTLAAVLAGRTAVLVTHEVLDAYLLADRVAVLHDGRVVEQGPTRQVLGHPRHPFTAEIAGLGLLTGRRTARGIRTDDGLEVAGTTTDPISAGTPVTAIIRPSSVTVHPVGTDGIPSRVTALEPRDDLVRVRTDRITALLPAAVVAELRLSPGTPVALRVAPDDVSIAPL, from the coding sequence ATGACGCTGCGGCTCACGGCGTCGCTCGCCGAGCGCGGCGTCGCGGTCGACGTCGCTCTCGGCTCCGGAGAGACGCTCGCCCTCCTCGGCCCGAACGGCGCGGGAAAGTCCACGGTGCTCGGGATGCTCGCCGGCCTCGTCCGCCCCGACGAGGGTGCGGCCACGCTCGACGGCGCCACCCTGTTCGACCTCCCGTCGACCTGGCTCGCCCCGCACCGCAGGAGCGTCGCCCTGCTGGCGCAGGACGCGCTGCTGTTCCCGCACCTCACCGCGCGCGACAACGTCGCCTTCGCCGCGCGCACGACCGGCCTCGCACGCGCTGCCGCCCGCGACCGCGCCGGGGAATGGCTGGGCCGCACCGGGGCGGATGCGTTCGCCGACCGGCGCCCGGCCGGCCTGTCGGGCGGTCAAGCGCAGCGGGTCGCGATCGCGCGGGCGCTCGCCGCCGAGCCGCGGCTCACGCTGCTCGACGAACCTCTCGCCTCCCTCGACGTCGGCGTCGCCGCCGAGCTGCGTCTGACGCTCGCCGCCGTGCTCGCCGGCCGCACCGCGGTCCTGGTCACGCACGAGGTCCTCGACGCCTACCTGCTCGCCGATCGAGTCGCGGTGCTGCACGACGGGAGGGTGGTCGAACAGGGCCCGACCCGGCAGGTGCTCGGCCACCCGCGCCACCCGTTCACGGCGGAGATCGCCGGGCTCGGTCTGCTGACCGGCCGCCGCACCGCGCGCGGGATCCGCACGGACGACGGGCTGGAGGTCGCCGGCACGACGACGGACCCGATCAGCGCCGGAACACCGGTCACGGCGATCATCCGGCCGTCGTCCGTCACGGTCCATCCAGTGGGAACGGACGGCATCCCCTCCCGTGTCACCGCACTCGAGCCGCGGGACGACCTGGTGCGGGTGCGCACGGATCGGATCACGGCCCTGCTCCCGGCCGCGGTCGTCGCGGAATTGCGGCTGTCACCGGGGACGCCCGTCGCTCTCCGCGTCGCTCCCGACGACGTGTCGATCGCTCCCCTCTGA
- the modA gene encoding molybdate ABC transporter substrate-binding protein yields MTAGRRLAAATASLAVLLFAVTGCSAAGSSSATASPTSSATGRATGTITVFAAASLTSTFTALGAEFEKANPGSAVTFSFAGSSDLVTQLTAGAPADVFASADEATMKKAVSAGVTAGDPVDFATNVLAIAVPKGNPAHIGGFADLAKPGVATVVCAPQVPCGAATAKVEAATGTTLAPVSEESSVTDVLGKVIAGEADAGIVYATDVRGAGDAVGSVPFPEAKGVVNTYPIAAVGQGANTAGGKAFLAFVTGPAGQRVLRAAGFGAP; encoded by the coding sequence GTGACCGCGGGGAGGCGCCTGGCGGCTGCGACCGCCTCCCTCGCCGTCCTGCTCTTCGCCGTGACGGGCTGCTCGGCCGCCGGCTCGTCCTCCGCGACCGCATCCCCGACCTCTTCGGCGACGGGACGGGCGACGGGCACGATCACCGTGTTCGCCGCAGCGTCGCTCACGAGCACCTTCACCGCACTCGGCGCCGAGTTCGAGAAGGCGAACCCGGGCAGCGCGGTGACCTTCAGCTTCGCGGGATCATCCGACCTCGTCACCCAGCTGACCGCGGGCGCGCCCGCCGACGTGTTCGCCTCCGCGGACGAAGCCACCATGAAGAAGGCGGTGTCGGCCGGCGTCACCGCGGGCGACCCGGTCGACTTCGCCACGAACGTGCTCGCGATCGCCGTGCCGAAAGGCAACCCCGCACACATCGGCGGCTTCGCCGATCTCGCGAAGCCGGGCGTCGCCACGGTCGTCTGCGCACCACAGGTGCCGTGCGGGGCGGCGACGGCGAAGGTGGAGGCCGCGACCGGCACCACGCTCGCGCCGGTCAGCGAGGAGTCCTCGGTCACGGACGTCCTCGGCAAAGTGATCGCCGGCGAGGCCGACGCGGGCATCGTCTACGCGACGGACGTCCGGGGTGCGGGCGACGCGGTCGGCTCGGTGCCCTTCCCCGAGGCGAAGGGCGTGGTCAACACGTATCCGATCGCGGCCGTCGGGCAGGGCGCGAACACCGCGGGCGGGAAGGCGTTCCTGGCCTTCGTGACGGGTCCGGCCGGGCAGCGGGTGCTGCGGGCCGCCGGTTTCGGCGCACCGTGA
- a CDS encoding MoaD/ThiS family protein gives MADVLVRYFAAAEEAAGCAEERIVLAEPTLGALREELASRHGEPMRRVLRGGSFLVDGVVARDAGRPLGERVDVLPPFAGG, from the coding sequence GTGGCTGACGTGCTGGTGCGCTATTTCGCCGCGGCGGAGGAGGCGGCGGGATGCGCGGAGGAGCGCATCGTCCTGGCGGAGCCGACGCTGGGCGCGTTGCGCGAAGAGCTCGCCTCCCGTCACGGCGAACCGATGCGGCGCGTCCTGCGGGGCGGATCCTTCCTCGTGGACGGCGTCGTCGCGCGCGACGCAGGACGGCCGCTCGGTGAGCGGGTGGATGTCCTTCCGCCGTTCGCCGGCGGCTGA
- the moaCB gene encoding bifunctional molybdenum cofactor biosynthesis protein MoaC/MoaB, with product MTEFSHLDADGRARMVDVGGKAETDREAVARGLLRTTRAVVAAIAADDLPKADVLATARIAGIAGAKRTSDLIPLCHPLPLSSVRVDFALDREDGSVAIEAVARTRGRTGVEMEALTAVAVAGLTLHDMVKAVDPAAVLTEVRVVAKSGGKRGEWRRPGEAGAAPSADAGDRVAHDAATSAPPASAIVVVASTRAAAGTAEDTTGPLIAAWLAERRLPADVRVVPDRAVGDAVRAAVGEGPRVLLTTGGTGLAPDDLTPEATAAVLDRELPGVAEALRARGTASTPLAALSRGRAGVAGTTLVVNLPGSPGGVADGLAVLAELLPHLLDQIAGGDHRGGRR from the coding sequence ATGACCGAGTTCAGTCACCTGGATGCCGACGGACGCGCACGCATGGTCGACGTGGGCGGCAAGGCCGAGACCGATCGCGAAGCGGTCGCACGCGGCCTGCTCCGCACCACGCGGGCGGTGGTCGCGGCGATCGCCGCCGACGACCTCCCCAAGGCCGATGTGCTCGCCACCGCCCGCATCGCCGGGATCGCGGGCGCGAAGCGCACCAGCGACCTCATTCCCTTGTGCCATCCCCTCCCGCTGAGCTCGGTGCGCGTCGACTTCGCCCTCGACCGCGAGGACGGGTCCGTCGCCATCGAGGCCGTGGCGCGCACCCGCGGGCGCACGGGAGTGGAGATGGAGGCGCTCACGGCCGTCGCCGTGGCCGGGCTCACCCTGCACGACATGGTCAAGGCCGTGGATCCCGCTGCCGTCCTCACCGAGGTGCGCGTCGTCGCGAAGAGCGGCGGCAAGCGCGGCGAGTGGCGACGCCCGGGAGAGGCCGGCGCCGCGCCGTCCGCGGACGCCGGGGACCGTGTGGCGCACGACGCGGCCACGTCCGCTCCCCCGGCGTCCGCCATCGTCGTCGTCGCCTCGACCCGGGCGGCCGCCGGGACGGCGGAGGACACCACCGGTCCGCTGATCGCCGCGTGGCTCGCCGAGCGCAGGCTCCCCGCTGACGTGCGAGTGGTGCCCGACCGCGCGGTCGGGGACGCGGTGCGCGCGGCGGTCGGCGAGGGGCCGCGCGTGCTGCTCACGACCGGAGGCACGGGCCTCGCTCCCGACGACCTCACCCCCGAGGCGACGGCCGCCGTCCTCGACCGGGAGCTGCCCGGCGTCGCCGAAGCGCTCCGCGCCCGAGGAACGGCGAGCACGCCGCTCGCGGCCCTCAGCCGGGGACGAGCGGGCGTCGCGGGCACGACCCTCGTCGTGAACCTGCCGGGGTCTCCTGGAGGGGTCGCCGACGGTCTCGCGGTGCTGGCCGAGCTGCTGCCGCACCTGCTCGACCAGATCGCCGGCGGCGACCACCGAGGAGGCCGGCGATGA
- a CDS encoding molybdenum cofactor biosynthesis protein MoaE: MTAAGAVLAEISAATLDPGIADEFVWRAEAGAVVCFHGIVRDHDGGQAVVSLDYRAHPDAESFLRACCEEVAARTGLRVAAQHRVGSLRVGDLALVAAVAAPHRAEAFAACAELVEAIKAGVPIWKRQHFATGASEWVGL; this comes from the coding sequence ATGACGGCGGCGGGGGCGGTGCTCGCCGAGATCAGCGCCGCCACGCTCGATCCCGGGATCGCGGACGAGTTCGTCTGGCGCGCGGAAGCCGGAGCCGTCGTCTGCTTCCACGGGATCGTGCGCGACCATGACGGGGGCCAGGCGGTGGTCTCCCTCGATTACCGCGCGCATCCCGACGCCGAGTCCTTCCTCCGCGCCTGCTGCGAGGAGGTCGCCGCACGAACCGGGCTCCGGGTCGCCGCGCAACACCGGGTCGGGTCGCTGAGGGTCGGCGATCTCGCACTGGTCGCGGCCGTCGCGGCGCCGCACCGGGCGGAGGCGTTCGCCGCGTGCGCCGAGCTCGTCGAGGCCATCAAGGCCGGCGTGCCGATCTGGAAGCGGCAGCACTTCGCCACCGGAGCCTCGGAGTGGGTCGGCCTCTGA
- a CDS encoding ABC transporter permease has translation MSNRPATGIPAWLLVIAGAGALFVLLPVAAMVLQVDWAQFPALISSPSSVDALLLSLRTSLTATAACLVLGIPMAVVLARVPFHGRGLVRAVILLPLVLPPVVGGLALLALYGRRGLLGGALAVAFSTPAVVIAQTFVALPFLVLSLEGALRTAGDRYEAVAATLGAGPSTVLFRVTLPLVTPAIVSGAVLSFARALGEFGATLTFAGSLQGVTRTLPLEIYVQRETDPEAAVALSLVLIAVAIAVVAVAHGAGEPLRRRTA, from the coding sequence GTGAGCAACCGGCCCGCGACCGGCATCCCGGCCTGGCTTCTCGTGATCGCCGGGGCCGGCGCCCTGTTCGTGCTCCTCCCGGTCGCGGCGATGGTGCTGCAGGTCGACTGGGCGCAGTTCCCGGCTCTCATCAGCTCGCCCTCGTCGGTGGACGCCCTGCTGCTGAGTCTGCGCACCTCGCTGACGGCCACCGCCGCCTGCCTCGTGCTCGGCATCCCGATGGCCGTGGTGCTCGCGCGTGTGCCCTTCCACGGCCGAGGTCTCGTGCGAGCCGTCATCCTGCTGCCGCTCGTCCTCCCTCCGGTCGTCGGGGGCCTGGCGTTGCTCGCGCTCTACGGCCGCCGCGGTCTGCTCGGCGGCGCGCTCGCCGTGGCGTTCTCGACCCCGGCGGTCGTGATCGCCCAGACGTTCGTCGCCCTCCCGTTCCTCGTCCTGAGCCTGGAGGGAGCGCTGCGGACAGCCGGCGATCGGTACGAGGCGGTGGCCGCGACACTCGGCGCCGGTCCGTCGACCGTGCTGTTCCGGGTCACCCTGCCGCTCGTGACGCCCGCCATCGTCTCGGGTGCGGTGCTGTCGTTCGCCCGGGCCCTCGGGGAGTTCGGGGCGACCCTGACCTTCGCGGGCAGCTTGCAAGGCGTCACCCGCACCCTGCCCCTGGAGATCTACGTGCAGCGGGAGACCGACCCCGAGGCAGCAGTCGCGCTGTCGTTGGTGCTCATCGCGGTCGCGATCGCCGTCGTCGCCGTCGCTCACGGAGCGGGCGAGCCGCTCCGCAGGCGCACCGCATGA
- the moaA gene encoding GTP 3',8-cyclase MoaA — translation MTAVNLGSPARIPVRSGGADAVAPSLAGRPEHPGLIDRFGRVARDLRVSVTEKCSLRCTYCMPAEGLPAIPRESLLTAAEIARLVGIGVRDLGVREVRFTGGEPLMRADLSEIVARSAQAAPGVDLSITTNGIGLDHRLSALVAAGLTRVNISLDTVDRSHFARLTRRDRLPAVLAGIRAARDAGLTPLKVNAVMMRDTLADAPELLAWALDNGCRLRFIEQMPLDADRAWARDNMVPASELLETLSTRFALTEAGRDDPSAPAEEWLVDGGPATVGIIASVSRSFCAACDRTRITAEGTVRSCLFGDEETDLRGLLRGGADDAEIARWWRGAMWGKQAGHGIDAAGFLPPARSMGAIGG, via the coding sequence ATGACTGCCGTCAACCTCGGCTCGCCCGCGCGGATCCCCGTGCGCTCCGGCGGCGCCGACGCGGTGGCGCCGAGCCTCGCCGGTCGTCCCGAGCATCCGGGACTGATCGATCGCTTCGGACGGGTGGCGCGGGATCTGCGTGTCTCCGTCACCGAGAAGTGCTCGCTGCGCTGCACCTACTGCATGCCGGCCGAGGGCCTGCCCGCGATCCCGCGCGAGAGCCTGCTCACGGCCGCGGAGATCGCCCGGCTGGTCGGCATCGGGGTGCGTGACCTGGGTGTCAGGGAGGTGCGGTTCACCGGCGGCGAGCCGCTCATGCGCGCCGACCTCTCCGAGATCGTGGCGCGGTCGGCGCAGGCCGCCCCCGGCGTCGATCTCAGCATCACGACCAACGGCATCGGGCTGGACCACCGTCTGAGCGCGCTCGTCGCCGCCGGTCTGACCCGGGTCAACATCTCGCTCGACACCGTCGACCGTTCGCATTTCGCACGCCTGACCCGTCGTGACCGCCTGCCCGCCGTGCTCGCCGGCATCCGAGCGGCCCGCGATGCGGGACTCACCCCGCTCAAGGTGAACGCCGTCATGATGCGCGACACCCTGGCCGACGCGCCGGAGCTGCTCGCGTGGGCGCTCGACAACGGCTGCCGCCTCCGCTTCATCGAGCAGATGCCGCTCGATGCGGACCGCGCGTGGGCGCGGGACAACATGGTGCCGGCGAGCGAACTGCTGGAGACGCTCAGCACGCGCTTCGCGCTCACGGAGGCGGGGCGGGACGACCCGTCCGCTCCCGCAGAGGAATGGCTGGTCGACGGCGGTCCGGCGACGGTCGGCATCATCGCCTCCGTCTCGCGCTCGTTCTGCGCCGCCTGCGACCGCACGCGCATCACGGCGGAGGGGACCGTGCGATCCTGCCTGTTCGGCGACGAGGAGACCGACCTGCGCGGCCTCCTCCGAGGCGGGGCGGACGACGCCGAGATCGCCCGCTGGTGGCGCGGCGCGATGTGGGGCAAGCAGGCGGGGCACGGGATCGACGCCGCCGGCTTCCTGCCGCCCGCCCGGAGCATGGGGGCGATCGGTGGCTGA